In Oryctolagus cuniculus chromosome X, mOryCun1.1, whole genome shotgun sequence, a single window of DNA contains:
- the COX7B gene encoding cytochrome c oxidase subunit 7B, mitochondrial, translating to MFPVVRNALSRLQVRSIQQTMARQSHQKRTPDFHDKYGNIVLAGGTTFCIAVWTYTATQIGIEWNLSPVGRVTPKEWRNQ from the exons ATGTTTCCTGTGGTCAGAAATGCGCTAAGTCGTCTCCAAG TTCGAAGCATTCAACAAACAATGGCAAGGCAGAGCCACCAGAAACGTACACCTGATTTTCATGACAAATATGGTAATATTGTATTAGCTGGTGGAACCACGTTCTGTATTGCTGTATGGACATAT ACAGCAACACAAATTGGAATAGAATGGAACCTGTCCCCTGTTGGCAGAGTCACCCCAAAGGAATGGAGAAATCAGTAA